In Aureibaculum algae, the following are encoded in one genomic region:
- a CDS encoding alpha/beta fold hydrolase has product MKNVIVLLVFCVFTLSIYATNENEPIHIEVIGKGNPIVLIPGFTVPGEIWNPLVKELEKNYECHIVTLAGFGGKEPIEFPWLPKVNEAIKNYIVNNNLQNATIIGHSLGGTIATWLASNDDLKLSKIVLIDALPASGALMIPDYNAENLVYENPYNDQQLAMSDKEFEQVAVAMSKGMSTNASAQERIKNWILEADRKTYVYGYTDYLKLDLREDLKKISIPVTIIAASKPYGKEMVTQTFKSQYENLKKYDFIVADDSAHFIMLDKPKWFLSQLQTILSSKNE; this is encoded by the coding sequence ATGAAAAATGTTATTGTATTATTAGTATTCTGTGTATTTACTTTATCAATTTACGCAACCAACGAAAATGAACCTATCCATATAGAAGTTATTGGAAAAGGTAACCCTATAGTGTTAATTCCTGGTTTTACCGTTCCTGGAGAGATTTGGAATCCACTAGTAAAAGAGTTAGAAAAGAATTACGAATGCCACATCGTTACGTTAGCGGGTTTTGGAGGAAAAGAACCTATTGAATTTCCTTGGTTGCCAAAAGTAAACGAGGCCATTAAAAACTATATCGTAAACAATAATTTACAAAATGCGACTATAATTGGTCACAGTTTAGGAGGTACTATTGCCACTTGGCTTGCGAGTAATGATGATTTGAAACTTTCAAAAATTGTATTGATTGATGCTCTACCAGCTTCTGGTGCATTAATGATTCCTGATTACAATGCTGAAAACTTGGTTTATGAAAACCCCTATAATGATCAGCAATTAGCCATGAGCGATAAAGAATTTGAACAAGTTGCAGTAGCGATGTCAAAAGGTATGAGTACCAATGCATCAGCACAAGAAAGAATTAAAAATTGGATACTCGAAGCTGACCGAAAAACATATGTTTATGGATATACCGATTATCTTAAATTAGACCTTCGAGAAGATTTAAAAAAGATATCGATTCCTGTTACCATAATTGCAGCATCAAAACCTTATGGAAAAGAAATGGTTACACAAACTTTTAAAAGTCAATACGAAAATTTAAAAAAATATGATTTTATTGTAGCTGATGACAGTGCCCATTTTATTATGTTAGACAAACCGAAATGGTTTTTAAGTCAACTACAAACGATTTTATCATCAAAGAATGAATAG
- a CDS encoding RNA polymerase sigma factor, whose protein sequence is MNREQEFTGIYNSYASKVHRLCLGYASGNNELAKEWLQETFIKVWKHSNSFKGKSSIDTWIYRIAVNVCLGDLRKSKKNVTINEDVLTTSSADDTDDATVETEKNIKKMYQCIDQLNEQNRALILLELENIPQATIADTVGLAHGTLRTRLSRIRKSLLKCITNGK, encoded by the coding sequence ATGAATAGAGAACAAGAGTTTACCGGTATTTATAATTCATATGCTTCTAAAGTCCATAGATTGTGCTTAGGCTATGCGTCTGGTAATAATGAGCTTGCAAAAGAATGGCTTCAAGAAACTTTTATTAAGGTTTGGAAACATAGCAATTCATTTAAAGGGAAGTCGTCAATTGACACTTGGATTTATAGAATAGCCGTAAATGTATGTTTAGGAGATTTACGTAAATCCAAAAAAAACGTGACTATAAATGAAGACGTATTAACAACTAGTAGTGCTGATGATACTGATGATGCTACTGTTGAAACAGAAAAGAATATCAAAAAAATGTATCAGTGTATTGATCAACTAAACGAGCAAAATAGAGCACTGATATTATTAGAACTAGAAAACATACCACAAGCTACTATTGCAGATACCGTAGGTTTAGCACACGGAACATTACGAACACGATTGAGTCGTATTCGGAAATCACTTTTAAAATGTATTACAAATGGAAAATGA
- a CDS encoding DUF1203 domain-containing protein yields MSFRIYALDDKKFSQLFELSDFELEKIGGKRMTVDENPGFPCRVSLEDAAIGEEIILIPYDFHNTIGPYQAKGPIFIRRNIKTKKLAKNEIPKMLNHRLLSFRGYDKNGIMKSAITEKGDKTKEIIEKVFDNDEIEYIHIHNASPGCYNCEVKRI; encoded by the coding sequence ATGAGTTTTAGAATATATGCTCTTGATGACAAAAAGTTTAGTCAACTTTTCGAATTATCCGATTTTGAACTTGAAAAAATCGGTGGAAAAAGAATGACTGTTGATGAAAATCCGGGTTTTCCTTGTAGAGTTAGTTTAGAAGACGCAGCAATAGGAGAAGAAATTATACTAATTCCCTATGATTTTCATAATACCATCGGTCCATATCAAGCGAAAGGACCCATATTTATTCGTAGAAATATAAAAACTAAAAAATTAGCTAAAAATGAAATTCCAAAAATGTTGAATCATAGATTACTCTCATTTCGAGGGTATGATAAAAACGGAATTATGAAATCTGCTATAACAGAAAAAGGAGACAAAACGAAAGAAATTATTGAAAAAGTATTTGATAATGACGAAATAGAATACATTCATATTCATAATGCGAGTCCTGGCTGCTATAATTGTGAAGTAAAAAGAATATAA
- a CDS encoding Cif family virulence factor, with translation MKNNHFKLFGKLNSLFFLLSLFLFINCQTKVSIKKEVKTSNEELEALIKAQVDSLYKVYTKFYYDWINFYEDKFTGVYPETPIEIITKDSLKSQWKRIYDKYDVKLISRGEPSVIVSEDMAISHNSFNEIFINKKTNDTIKNVGTYIIAWKRQSNDSWKIVFETLHNN, from the coding sequence ATGAAAAATAATCATTTTAAACTTTTCGGAAAATTGAATAGCCTATTCTTTTTATTGAGTCTCTTTTTATTTATCAATTGTCAAACCAAAGTAAGTATAAAAAAAGAGGTTAAAACGTCTAATGAGGAGCTAGAAGCATTGATTAAGGCCCAAGTTGATAGTCTTTATAAGGTGTATACAAAATTTTATTATGACTGGATAAATTTTTACGAAGATAAATTTACTGGTGTTTATCCAGAAACTCCAATAGAGATAATCACTAAAGATTCATTAAAGTCACAATGGAAACGTATTTACGATAAATACGATGTAAAATTAATTAGTCGTGGAGAACCTTCAGTTATCGTTTCGGAAGATATGGCAATTTCTCACAATAGTTTCAACGAAATTTTTATAAATAAAAAAACGAACGATACTATTAAAAATGTAGGTACTTATATTATTGCTTGGAAAAGACAATCTAATGATTCTTGGAAAATTGTTTTTGAAACATTACATAATAATTAG
- a CDS encoding carboxypeptidase-like regulatory domain-containing protein has translation MYSISNKLGLFFLLIFLIQSNKIEGQEAEFIYGKLMNSVDKTPIPFATILIKNKAKGLISNIDGGFKVPSKFQKSGDTLVISSIGYSSKEIPLLSLDKNLINPITLIEIIERLDEVVLISYKKRSSAKEIVQIALDKIPENYPFIPFSYVGYYRDYQMKEGKYLNLNEALMQVFDSGFGVNDLNETKTRIYQYKNNPFFPTDTIAAKPYDYSNRRKVISNATISAPGGNEFTILRLSDALRNYNLNSYDFVNRLDVNFVINHEFNLLPDTFIDNIPLYSIDIYKTLGNISVSGKIFISKSDFKIYKIQYAVYDKKKSVGSRKKLQTDSNLSKTKDKNLEKLLYDITLEYQLHKGIMYPNYISFKNSFESLQPPKFFPLDAKINYTNRKKLTYNSIELAFNNTPLLKDAMKKGNYKISYNDKKLKIDRIEVKNNIVLLYLNKEMVFDSIKMQSSSESVYEDVMVKTKNIKDIYGNVMHQQEYGSYNQYREFFVQELKVNAEKPLDTLYMLKTEPIFKNQPIAPFKNLSDYWMNTPLKN, from the coding sequence ATGTACTCAATTTCTAATAAATTAGGCTTATTTTTTTTATTAATCTTTTTAATTCAATCCAATAAAATTGAAGGTCAAGAAGCTGAATTTATTTACGGTAAATTAATGAATTCTGTAGATAAAACTCCCATACCCTTTGCAACCATACTAATTAAAAATAAAGCTAAAGGATTAATATCGAACATAGATGGAGGATTTAAAGTACCTTCTAAATTTCAAAAATCAGGAGACACTTTGGTAATATCTTCAATCGGATATTCCTCAAAGGAAATACCATTACTAAGCCTCGATAAGAACTTAATTAATCCAATTACTTTAATTGAAATAATAGAAAGATTAGATGAAGTAGTGCTAATATCTTATAAGAAAAGAAGTAGTGCGAAAGAAATTGTTCAAATTGCATTAGATAAAATTCCTGAAAATTATCCTTTCATTCCATTTTCCTACGTGGGCTATTATAGAGATTATCAAATGAAAGAAGGGAAGTATTTAAATCTAAATGAAGCTTTGATGCAAGTTTTTGATTCTGGCTTTGGTGTTAACGATTTAAATGAAACTAAAACAAGAATATATCAGTATAAAAACAACCCATTCTTTCCAACTGATACCATTGCTGCCAAGCCTTATGATTATTCGAACAGAAGGAAAGTCATTTCTAATGCCACTATAAGTGCACCAGGAGGTAATGAGTTCACTATTCTTAGATTAAGTGATGCTCTTCGCAACTATAATTTAAATAGTTATGATTTTGTAAATCGTTTAGATGTAAACTTTGTTATAAATCATGAATTTAATCTACTACCTGATACCTTTATTGATAACATCCCTCTTTATTCCATAGATATTTATAAAACGTTAGGCAACATTAGTGTTTCGGGTAAAATTTTTATTAGCAAAAGTGATTTTAAAATTTACAAAATACAATATGCGGTTTATGATAAGAAAAAATCAGTAGGATCTCGAAAGAAATTACAAACAGATTCTAACCTATCAAAAACAAAGGATAAAAATCTTGAAAAATTACTTTATGATATCACATTAGAATATCAATTACATAAAGGAATAATGTATCCTAATTATATTTCTTTTAAGAATTCATTTGAAAGCTTACAACCTCCAAAATTTTTTCCACTTGATGCGAAAATCAATTATACAAACCGTAAAAAACTTACTTATAATAGTATTGAACTAGCTTTTAATAATACGCCATTATTAAAAGATGCCATGAAGAAAGGAAATTATAAAATATCTTATAACGATAAAAAATTAAAAATTGATCGTATTGAAGTTAAAAATAATATAGTGTTATTATATCTGAATAAAGAAATGGTTTTTGACTCTATAAAAATGCAATCATCAAGCGAATCTGTCTATGAAGATGTAATGGTAAAAACCAAAAACATAAAGGACATTTATGGCAATGTAATGCACCAACAAGAATATGGAAGTTATAATCAATATAGAGAGTTTTTTGTTCAAGAACTTAAAGTAAATGCTGAAAAACCATTGGACACTTTGTATATGCTTAAGACTGAACCCATTTTTAAAAACCAACCTATTGCTCCCTTTAAGAATCTTTCAGATTACTGGATGAATACGCCTCTAAAAAATTAA
- a CDS encoding winged helix-turn-helix transcriptional regulator has product MHLIGTKWKPLILFHLLEGAQRSGILQKKIIGISNKMFTQTVRELEKDGLISRKIFPVVPPRVEYKLSTRGKSLEKILRSLDSWGANDCQN; this is encoded by the coding sequence ATGCATTTAATTGGAACCAAATGGAAACCTTTAATTCTATTTCATTTGTTAGAAGGTGCACAGCGATCTGGCATATTGCAAAAGAAAATTATAGGTATTTCAAATAAAATGTTTACTCAAACTGTAAGAGAGTTAGAAAAAGATGGGCTTATTTCTAGGAAAATTTTCCCTGTAGTTCCTCCTAGAGTGGAGTACAAATTAAGTACGAGAGGAAAATCACTTGAAAAAATCCTTAGAAGTTTAGATAGCTGGGGAGCAAATGATTGTCAAAATTAA
- a CDS encoding VOC family protein, translated as MTTIKNYPKSFSHIGITVPDIHKAVKFYSEVMGWYIIMEPSKVTKEKETAIGQMCIDVFGEDWTEFEIAHLATSDGIGIELFSFPNGIKEAPEFNPFNTGLFHFCVQDPNIEELIDKIVSYGGKQRMPIRAYYPKDKPFKMCYVEDPFGIVFEIYTHSYELTYSSGAYSK; from the coding sequence ATGACGACGATTAAAAATTATCCAAAATCTTTTTCACATATTGGAATTACTGTTCCCGATATACATAAAGCAGTAAAATTCTATTCAGAAGTAATGGGATGGTATATAATTATGGAACCATCTAAGGTTACAAAAGAAAAAGAAACAGCAATTGGTCAAATGTGTATTGATGTTTTCGGAGAGGACTGGACTGAATTTGAAATTGCTCATTTAGCAACGTCAGATGGTATTGGTATTGAATTATTTTCCTTTCCAAATGGAATAAAAGAAGCACCTGAATTTAATCCTTTTAACACAGGTCTTTTTCATTTTTGTGTTCAAGATCCAAACATTGAAGAGCTCATTGATAAAATTGTTTCATATGGAGGTAAACAAAGAATGCCAATTAGAGCATACTATCCAAAAGATAAGCCCTTTAAAATGTGCTATGTTGAAGACCCATTCGGAATTGTTTTTGAAATCTATACCCATAGTTATGAATTGACCTATTCTTCAGGGGCGTATTCAAAATAG
- a CDS encoding NAD(P)/FAD-dependent oxidoreductase: MVKEIQLRVKLKEEKIADILKIKAAQQLATAVKHIESVKILRKSIDARKPTIITNYKVAVYINEPAPEPTIKAFHYKDVANAKPIHIIGFGPAGMFAALRCIELGYKPIVLERGKKVQERRRDLKAINQDHFVDEDSNYCFGEGGAGTYSDGKLYTRSLKRGNVRRIFEQFVFHGATEQILIDAHPHIGTNKLPKIVENIREVILKHGGEIHFESRVVDFVIKNNSLKAIRLQNDIEMDTQAVILATGHSARDIYYLLHKKDIAIEAKSFAMGVRVEHPQHIIDSIQYHCEGKRDELLPAAPYSLVHQVKDRGVYSFCMCPGGFIVPAATAMGEVVVNGMSPSKRNNEFANSGIVVEIDVEKDISNFNQFGQLKGLEFQKSLEKLAFNAGGKTQTAPAQRLTDFVTGKLSSDLNSTSYQPGLKSATLHSLLPKIIGSRLRTGFKVFGEKMKGFYTEEANVVGVESRTSSPVKIPRNENLEHPQIEGLFPCGEGGGYAGGIVSAAMDGERCVEAAIQSFQERK; the protein is encoded by the coding sequence ATGGTAAAAGAAATACAGCTCCGGGTAAAGTTAAAAGAAGAAAAAATAGCAGACATTCTTAAAATTAAGGCTGCTCAACAATTAGCAACTGCAGTTAAGCATATTGAAAGTGTCAAAATTTTAAGAAAATCTATTGATGCTCGTAAGCCCACAATTATCACCAACTATAAGGTTGCTGTGTATATCAATGAACCTGCACCTGAGCCTACTATTAAAGCGTTTCATTATAAAGATGTTGCCAATGCAAAGCCCATTCACATAATCGGATTCGGTCCCGCCGGTATGTTTGCCGCCTTACGCTGTATTGAATTAGGTTATAAACCTATTGTTTTAGAACGAGGTAAAAAAGTACAAGAACGAAGACGCGATTTAAAAGCCATCAATCAAGACCATTTTGTAGATGAAGATTCAAATTACTGTTTTGGTGAAGGTGGTGCTGGTACCTATTCTGATGGTAAATTATACACCCGAAGTTTAAAACGTGGAAATGTAAGACGCATATTTGAACAATTTGTATTTCATGGAGCTACAGAGCAAATTCTTATTGATGCACATCCGCATATAGGTACAAACAAACTACCTAAAATAGTAGAAAATATTAGAGAGGTCATTTTAAAACATGGTGGAGAAATTCATTTTGAAAGTCGCGTTGTTGATTTTGTCATTAAAAACAACAGCCTAAAAGCCATTCGCCTACAGAATGATATTGAAATGGATACCCAAGCTGTTATTTTGGCCACAGGGCATTCTGCTAGAGATATTTACTATTTATTACATAAAAAAGATATTGCCATAGAAGCCAAATCATTTGCTATGGGGGTTCGTGTAGAGCATCCACAACATATTATTGATTCTATTCAATACCATTGCGAAGGTAAAAGAGATGAACTTTTACCAGCCGCACCTTATAGTTTAGTGCATCAGGTAAAAGACCGTGGTGTGTATTCTTTTTGTATGTGTCCGGGTGGCTTTATTGTACCTGCAGCAACCGCCATGGGCGAAGTTGTAGTCAACGGCATGTCTCCTTCAAAACGAAATAATGAATTTGCAAACTCAGGTATTGTTGTAGAAATTGATGTAGAGAAAGACATTTCAAATTTTAATCAGTTTGGCCAATTAAAAGGCTTAGAGTTTCAAAAAAGTTTAGAAAAGTTAGCATTTAATGCAGGAGGTAAGACACAAACGGCACCCGCACAACGATTGACCGATTTTGTAACGGGCAAATTATCTTCAGATTTAAATTCAACGTCTTATCAACCAGGATTAAAATCAGCGACGTTACATTCACTATTACCTAAAATTATAGGTAGTAGATTACGTACGGGATTTAAAGTTTTTGGCGAAAAAATGAAAGGTTTTTATACCGAAGAAGCTAATGTTGTAGGTGTAGAATCTAGAACGTCTTCTCCTGTTAAAATTCCTAGAAACGAAAATTTAGAGCATCCACAAATAGAGGGCTTATTTCCTTGTGGTGAAGGTGGTGGTTATGCTGGTGGAATTGTTTCTGCAGCTATGGATGGCGAACGTTGTGTTGAAGCGGCAATACAGTCTTTTCAAGAACGGAAGTAA
- a CDS encoding Pycsar system effector family protein: protein MEIPEAQQNPPQIKNKHTDDLVDHYWGSINYIFNLIKASEIKAGLILSFYGILFNFIYKSFASVSGTDSYHTFLYILLGLWLICTIISVYFCIRCFMPRIETKFDKNIFFFGDVITKFGDIKQFSKLFHEISKDEDRLFDQLGQQVYINSKIAALKFKNVNRALRFLALGLVFLFIIITYYAIVFS from the coding sequence ATGGAAATACCGGAAGCACAGCAAAACCCACCCCAAATTAAAAACAAACATACAGATGATTTAGTAGATCATTATTGGGGAAGCATCAATTATATTTTTAATTTAATTAAGGCCTCCGAAATTAAGGCAGGTCTAATTCTTTCATTCTATGGAATTTTATTCAATTTTATCTACAAAAGCTTCGCAAGTGTCTCAGGTACAGATTCGTACCACACCTTTCTTTATATTCTCTTAGGCCTTTGGCTTATATGTACTATTATTTCGGTGTACTTCTGTATTCGATGCTTTATGCCAAGAATTGAAACGAAGTTTGATAAAAATATTTTCTTTTTTGGTGATGTAATTACCAAATTTGGTGACATTAAACAATTCTCGAAATTGTTTCATGAAATTAGCAAGGATGAAGACCGATTGTTTGATCAATTAGGACAACAAGTCTATATCAATTCAAAAATTGCTGCCTTAAAATTTAAAAATGTAAATAGAGCATTACGGTTTTTAGCCTTAGGATTGGTATTTCTATTCATTATTATTACTTACTACGCTATCGTATTTTCATAA